Proteins encoded together in one Streptomyces sp. B1I3 window:
- a CDS encoding DUF4328 domain-containing protein, producing MLCTTCGVRPVADAAGRCTRCTALHRAAPGGLMRPTAVPPPETWHRLRSPVGLSKAVVALLSAVVVTDLLAVAAGLNLRGVIGDGVTDGFLNFGGESEALRADLLYSRAGSLQMLALLGTAVLFVIWFHRVRQNAEVFDASQQPMKAGWAIGSWFVPFGNFWLPRRIAGGIWTASARPAPDGGRGSVSKATLNAWWTAWVVSLLFSRYASRQYVASEEPQEVMDAAGLVIVGDVLDLLAAVLAIVFVRSLTRMQGERAALGPHPLMERPATGPVPS from the coding sequence ATGCTGTGCACCACATGCGGGGTAAGACCCGTCGCCGACGCGGCCGGGCGCTGCACCCGCTGCACCGCCCTCCACCGGGCGGCCCCCGGCGGACTGATGCGGCCCACCGCCGTACCGCCGCCCGAGACGTGGCACCGGCTGCGCTCGCCCGTGGGGCTCTCCAAGGCCGTGGTCGCCCTGCTGTCCGCCGTCGTGGTGACCGATCTGCTCGCCGTGGCCGCCGGGCTGAACCTCCGTGGCGTGATCGGCGACGGGGTCACCGACGGCTTCCTGAACTTCGGCGGGGAGTCGGAGGCGCTCCGGGCGGACCTCCTGTACTCCCGGGCCGGCAGCCTCCAGATGCTGGCGCTGCTCGGCACCGCCGTGCTCTTCGTCATCTGGTTCCACCGGGTACGGCAGAACGCCGAGGTGTTCGACGCGAGTCAGCAGCCCATGAAGGCGGGGTGGGCGATCGGCAGCTGGTTCGTGCCGTTCGGCAACTTCTGGCTGCCCCGCCGGATCGCGGGCGGGATCTGGACCGCGAGCGCGCGGCCGGCCCCGGACGGCGGCCGAGGCTCCGTCTCCAAGGCGACGCTCAACGCCTGGTGGACCGCCTGGGTCGTCTCGCTGCTCTTCTCCCGGTACGCGTCCCGGCAGTACGTCGCGTCGGAGGAGCCGCAGGAGGTCATGGACGCGGCCGGCCTGGTGATCGTGGGAGATGTGCTGGACCTGCTCGCCGCGGTCCTCGCGATCGTCTTCGTGCGCAGCCTGACCCGGATGCAGGGTGAGCGCGCCGCCCTCGGGCCGCACCCGCTCATGGAACGGCCGGCGACCGGACCGGTTCCGTCCTGA
- a CDS encoding family 20 glycosylhydrolase, translating to MSPSRGALVAGAAVTAVAAVTLTVVVWPEGSGSGPQNGAASSSRTSASPSPTRSYPLSSTPRTVPAVREHTAARGPGWKPAGDSTVVAADHELADEAQLLAEELKIRYRGEVAARAGDVELALGTPGKGAPESYTLKTEGDRVTISGPDQAGVFYGTRTLKQSLNADSTMPEGVVRDAPDRPQRGLNLDIARKHYSADWIEDRLREMADLKLNQLGLHFSDDQAFRIESDSHPEIVSADHLTKAEVRRILKLAASLHITVVGEIDSPGHLGAVLRAHPDLQLRNTQGVTRQGAIDISEPEAAEIVDDLLREYAELFPGQWFHVGADEYQALTVSDPQASYPQLATAAREKYGNGATIQDLAEGWLNDRAAVVRKAQKIPKAWNDGFFSGGTVTGDKGIEVEYWTGKEIGARPPQDYLAEGRKVVNLNDEYLYYVLGQPNDFVYPTGKRIYEQWTPLVLRGTEPVPARYSKQILGGRFAVWGDFPNAQTPQQVADGIRMPLNAISQKLWDPRKPQLSWAQFTELADRTASSG from the coding sequence ATGTCGCCCTCACGTGGAGCCCTGGTGGCCGGCGCGGCCGTCACGGCGGTAGCCGCCGTCACCCTGACCGTCGTCGTCTGGCCCGAGGGTTCCGGCTCCGGCCCCCAGAACGGCGCGGCGTCCTCGTCCCGCACCTCGGCCTCCCCGTCGCCCACGCGGAGCTACCCGCTCTCCTCGACGCCGCGGACCGTACCGGCGGTGCGCGAGCACACCGCGGCGCGCGGCCCGGGCTGGAAGCCGGCCGGTGACAGCACGGTCGTCGCCGCCGACCACGAGCTCGCCGACGAGGCGCAGCTACTCGCCGAGGAGCTGAAGATCCGCTATCGGGGCGAGGTCGCGGCACGGGCCGGCGACGTCGAACTCGCCCTCGGGACCCCCGGCAAGGGCGCCCCGGAGTCGTACACCCTGAAGACCGAAGGGGACCGGGTCACGATCAGCGGGCCCGACCAGGCGGGCGTCTTCTACGGGACCCGCACCCTGAAGCAGTCGCTGAACGCCGACAGCACCATGCCCGAGGGTGTGGTGCGCGACGCCCCCGACCGGCCCCAGCGCGGGCTCAACCTCGACATCGCGCGCAAGCACTACAGCGCCGACTGGATCGAGGACCGGCTCCGGGAGATGGCCGACCTCAAGCTCAACCAGCTCGGCCTGCACTTCTCCGACGACCAGGCCTTCCGGATCGAATCCGACTCGCACCCCGAGATCGTCTCCGCGGACCACCTCACCAAGGCGGAGGTCCGCCGCATCCTGAAGCTCGCCGCGAGTCTCCACATCACGGTCGTCGGCGAGATCGACTCGCCCGGACACCTGGGAGCCGTCCTGCGGGCCCACCCCGATCTCCAACTGCGCAACACCCAGGGCGTGACCCGGCAGGGCGCCATCGACATCTCCGAGCCCGAGGCGGCCGAGATCGTCGACGACCTGTTGCGCGAGTACGCCGAGCTGTTCCCCGGCCAGTGGTTCCACGTCGGCGCGGACGAGTACCAGGCGCTCACCGTCAGCGACCCGCAGGCCTCCTACCCGCAGCTCGCCACGGCCGCCCGGGAGAAGTACGGGAACGGCGCCACCATCCAGGACCTGGCCGAGGGCTGGCTGAACGACCGTGCCGCGGTCGTCCGGAAGGCGCAGAAGATCCCCAAGGCGTGGAACGACGGCTTCTTCAGCGGCGGCACGGTCACCGGCGACAAGGGCATCGAGGTCGAGTACTGGACAGGCAAGGAGATCGGCGCCCGGCCGCCGCAGGACTACCTGGCCGAGGGCCGCAAGGTGGTCAACCTCAACGACGAGTACCTCTACTACGTGCTCGGCCAGCCCAACGACTTCGTCTACCCCACGGGCAAGCGGATCTACGAGCAGTGGACCCCGCTCGTCCTGCGCGGTACCGAGCCGGTGCCCGCGCGGTACTCGAAGCAGATCCTGGGCGGCCGGTTCGCGGTCTGGGGGGACTTCCCCAACGCCCAGACCCCCCAGCAGGTGGCCGACGGCATCCGTATGCCGCTCAACGCGATCTCCCAGAAGCTGTGGGATCCGCGAAAGCCGCAGCTCAGCTGGGCGCAGTTCACGGAGCTGGCCGACCGGACCGCCTCGTCCGGCTGA
- a CDS encoding 2-oxo-4-hydroxy-4-carboxy-5-ureidoimidazoline decarboxylase, producing the protein MSGRASAHSSGFDRFNTWPGGLAEAALLECCGSRRWALRLAAHRPYPDLGALLAASDEAGYDLAPADIAEALAAESAPCLHHAAPRAAHLALQAAHAAYESRFGHVFVICLDGLPPSQHVDQVLGAIRTRLAHDPDEERALTAEEMRRLARARIIELVTAAGRDRSPF; encoded by the coding sequence GTGAGCGGACGCGCGAGTGCCCACTCGAGCGGATTCGACCGCTTCAACACCTGGCCCGGCGGGCTCGCCGAGGCGGCCCTGCTGGAGTGCTGCGGCAGCCGGCGCTGGGCGCTGCGGCTGGCGGCCCACCGCCCGTACCCGGACCTCGGCGCCCTGCTCGCCGCCTCCGACGAGGCCGGTTACGACCTGGCGCCCGCCGACATCGCCGAGGCGCTCGCCGCCGAGAGTGCCCCCTGTCTGCACCACGCCGCGCCCCGCGCCGCGCACCTGGCGCTCCAGGCCGCGCACGCCGCGTACGAGAGCCGCTTCGGCCACGTCTTCGTGATCTGCCTGGACGGCCTGCCGCCCTCCCAGCACGTGGACCAGGTGCTGGGAGCCATCCGCACCCGGCTGGCTCACGACCCGGACGAGGAGCGGGCCCTCACCGCGGAGGAGATGCGGCGACTCGCCCGGGCCCGCATCATCGAGCTGGTGACGGCGGCGGGCAGGGACCGGAGCCCGTTCTGA
- the sdhC gene encoding succinate dehydrogenase, cytochrome b556 subunit, which translates to MPAGTLYRGREGMWSWVAHRVTGVLIFFFLFVHVLDTALVRVSPEAYDDVVATYKTPLVALLEYGLVAAILFHALNGLRIVAVDFWAKGARYQKQMLWTVLGIWIVLMVGALYPVLGHAVREVFGS; encoded by the coding sequence GTGCCGGCTGGAACGCTGTACCGCGGCCGGGAAGGCATGTGGTCCTGGGTGGCTCATCGAGTCACCGGTGTCCTCATTTTCTTCTTCCTGTTCGTACACGTCCTTGACACCGCCCTGGTGCGTGTCTCCCCCGAGGCGTACGACGATGTCGTGGCCACTTACAAGACCCCGCTCGTCGCGCTGCTCGAGTACGGCCTGGTGGCCGCGATCCTCTTCCACGCGCTGAACGGTCTCCGCATCGTCGCCGTGGACTTCTGGGCCAAGGGCGCGCGCTATCAGAAGCAGATGCTGTGGACCGTCCTGGGCATCTGGATCGTGCTGATGGTCGGGGCCCTGTACCCCGTCCTCGGTCACGCCGTACGCGAAGTATTCGGGAGCTGA
- a CDS encoding succinate dehydrogenase hydrophobic membrane anchor subunit, translating into MSTETPSSAIGDVEGVSLYDVDNPAPVIEPPRKRTGKTPKGSRTNFEMYAWLFMRLSGIVLVVLVIGHLLIQLVLDGGVSKIGFAFVAGRWASPFWQVWDLAMLWLAMLHGANGLRTVINDYAERDNTRFWLKMLLYTATVFTVLLGTLVIFTFDPNIR; encoded by the coding sequence ATGTCCACCGAGACACCTTCTTCCGCGATCGGCGACGTCGAGGGCGTAAGCCTGTACGACGTCGACAACCCGGCCCCGGTGATCGAGCCCCCGCGCAAGCGCACGGGCAAGACCCCCAAGGGTTCGCGCACCAACTTCGAGATGTACGCCTGGCTCTTCATGCGCCTGTCGGGCATCGTGCTGGTCGTCCTCGTCATCGGTCACCTGCTGATCCAGCTCGTGCTGGACGGCGGCGTCTCGAAGATCGGCTTCGCCTTCGTGGCGGGCCGCTGGGCCTCGCCGTTCTGGCAGGTCTGGGACCTGGCGATGCTGTGGCTCGCCATGCTCCACGGCGCCAACGGCCTCCGTACGGTCATCAACGACTACGCCGAACGGGACAACACCCGTTTCTGGCTGAAGATGCTCCTGTACACCGCCACGGTGTTCACCGTCCTGCTGGGCACGCTGGTGATCTTCACCTTCGACCCGAACATCCGCTAG